A segment of the Cotesia glomerata isolate CgM1 linkage group LG2, MPM_Cglom_v2.3, whole genome shotgun sequence genome:
TTTGTTGTTACTGCTATTCGTTTATggcaaaatttaatgaaaattaatttagcatatatttaataattttataataaataaattatggtaaaaaaaaattatagaaaaaaattgatatgtagaaatttcaaaaaataaaaaattgcaattttttttaaataattttttggaacaaatttttttgttaaataaaattaaaaaattgtaaactttaatgtcatcaaaatatgaaaattaatttagaatatatttaattattttaataattttataatcaataaattatggtaaaaaaaattgtagaaaaaaattgacatgtagaaatttaaaaaaataaaaaatgcaaattttttaaaataatttttttgttaaataaaattaaaaaattgtaaagtagctgctaactttaatataatcaaaatttaccaTCTGAGATTGTAAATGCGTCTAGTTTTGAAGTATTCAAGATAAAAATCTTTGATTATCTGCTAAATTTGGATActtgaaatttatattaatcctcttaaattatttaaaagtaaaagtgTAAATtccatttttgttattattattagaaaaatctTATAAATGGATTTTTATTAGATAATCTATGCAATTATCCTTAGtctaatatatgaaaattaagttagccgacatttaaaaatttttgagattttttttcattaaaaaaatcattataaaaaaataaaaaaaaaatttcattcgtaaaaaactttaaaagctgtaagtacaattttagaaaaatatctttttgttctaatttaattaaaaaaaaaaaatccaaaaattaaaaacgtcggctaactttagtatcatgtCTAATAtgacaataaagttagccgacatctaaaaatttttagaattttttttattgaaaaaatttcacaagtagaaagttttaaaaattatacgtacaattttgtaaaaatgttttttttgttctaatttaattgataaaaaaaaatctaaaattgttgaacaatggctaattttaatgtcattagtCTAATTAAGTTATACTAATAGTATGGTTAAAAACTCATAGAGTTAGTTATacttttttacaatagtagtaAGTTACCCATGatattatatacttatattttttatttatcatttagcCAGCAGGCCTTGacataaataaacaaatctaaatctaaatctaaTCTTCActgtaaatgaataaataatttacctgTCGACCAAAACTCTCATGTCAGCTTCAACTTTGTTGTCAAAATTAGCTTGACCATctccgaaaaatttattaccgGTAAATTTGACATCCATGTGACTAGGTGACACCGGAGGCGAGGGTACATGCCTGGCAAGTACCTCCCGTTTGCAAGTGTAACACCAAATTCTGTTGGTCGTGAGGTTTATGTGGGTACAGTGGGATGGATTGTTGGCGTTGTGTATCGTGTTGTGGTCCAGGTGATTCTCGGAGCAGCCAACCCACCGACATCGAGGGTAGAGACACAGCCATAAATTCGGACCACCATTATCACAGTCAAAACACTTGTTAAACTTTTCTTTTTGGGCTATAACCGCCTCTACCAGCGAGACGTCCGAGTGAGTACACATGTGAGGGCAGTTTCTAGCGACCAGAGGCATCCTGACttgctttaattttaattcttacgTTTACTATTGTAATATACACTCACGAACTGTGTTTTAATACCTCAATATACTCAGACAAATCATTAAATGTTTTGTTGCAAttactctttttattttttcatttgtaagtggagaatttaaataatgtcaccaatttaattaatcatgtTTCAGCAGCTGATTGTTTccttttttgttttcttttgttttgGATTTTCCTTTAtatgttattaatttagtaattaaatcaCTACATCAGTGGAGAGTGATAACTTTTCTAACCTGCTGTACAATTGGAAACACAAATGTGTCTGAATGTTGACCACGAAAACGATTGTCATTGGAGATATGCCTTCGTCAGCTGGTGCAAGTCAAACAACAGAATGACCAACATAAAGAAGGACTTTTTTAAACCACGATTCAAATAAATGTCACTCGCGTCTAGAACCTggaactttaaaatttattattattattaaattaatttgattaattattgacatgtTGTTCGTTACTGacatgtaatttatttattgactaCTTGATCATCACACTGAGCACTGaggttattttttgttttataatttcatcACGTCATTCcgattaaattgataattaaaataaatttcgattTGTGATGTCGGACTAGATGGCagcatatttaatttttaataataaaaataataattttaaatttcccgcTTAAAATTATCTGTTGCCGGTAGGAGTAGTTTCTTCAATATAAAGCAAGCAAGTGTTATGACGATGAGGTTAAAGTTATTGgattcttgaattttttgactaaTATTTGTGTTGTGATTAGAATTAGaagttatactttttttttaatattagataatttaaaatagaaaaattactttgcataaataaatattaagaagaaataataaaatgaaccGGTGTTGTATAATTGAATGTGAAAGCAATAAACTGTCtccagataaaaaaatattctattttaagtaagtatttatttataaatatcaataaaattattatgataaaaaacaattgattttattttttgtaaatgaaaaaaatttttaatcattttattaaatatttttatgaaaattaatttaacatatagttaataattttaaaaattttataacaaataaattatggcaaaaaaaattagaaaaaaaattgtcatgtagaaattgtaaaaaataaaaaatgcaattttttaaaaataattttttggaataaattttgttgattataaaataaaaaaattgttaagtgactgctaactttaatttcatagtatttttttaaataataataaataaaataattttaggatTTTGTTTGATCAATTATTTGTTTACAGATTCCCATTTGAAGATCAAAATTTACTTCAAAAATGGATTACTCAAATAGGAAGAAAAGACTGGATGCCAAAAGAAGATGATAAGTTATGTGCAATGCATTTTTCTTCTCTAGAAATTGAAACAGTAACTGGAAGCGATCCGAAATTAAAAGCTGGTGCTGTGCCGATGATATTTCCAAGTTATAAAATCATTCCGGAACTTCAAACTCCATTagtaaatcaaaacaatacaAATATGAAACTGATATCATTTCAGGGTACAGCTCCAGTGATTTTGACCTCTCAGCTCGTAAAACAACTGCCGGGAATAATTAGCGGGCAGAGGTACAGAAAAATTCTGCCTAAAGTAGATCAAAGCGCTGACTTACCGAATCAAATTCCGGTGTCAATACAAAGTACTCCAAATGTTACAAAtccttgtttaattttaattccttTCGACAACAATACTCCAGTGGCTAATAACAGTCCTGTCGTTGCGAATAATGTAGCGTCAAATATTGTAGAGTCAGATAAGAAGAAACTGACACTCAGAATTCAAGTCGACAGACATTATACCAAGGAGCAATATATATCAGAATTCGCGCAGGATAAAAGTGAAAGCGGagcaaaaaatgaagaaacaGACCAAGAAGAAGTCGTGATTGATAATGTTGCCTTAAACAGACGCGTTACTTTTAGTTTAGACCCTATAACAGGTGAATTGAAAGTTTCTAAATGTGCAATTTCTTCAGAAGCTGAAGAAGAACCTAATGAAAGTTTAAAGAatgaaaataccaaaattttgaatgatgAAATAAAACTTACTCCTTTGAATAATGGATCGAAGACTGTTCCTGAAAATACTCATGTAATTAATGGTCTCAAACCTATGATTAATGATAAACCATTAAGTCTAAacgacttgaaaaaaattagcaataaatCAAGTCAAAGTACTAGTAGCCAAAAGAAAATGTAagttttgttataattataatctttattattaagagaatgaaaaaaatttagtattattgGAAAGGttttgacctggagttgtgccttttcaacgttttatatcattctcaccaatagtaaatttataataagtatttaggctgcattcgaaaatactctatctctagatacataattaagaaattaccttttatcttgtgaaatattgaaatttttaaagatataagctcatcccgatgttacactcatcaaaacctttcatttaagtaccaacatcaatttttcatatatttatatatattatatatatatacaaatgaaaaatatatcaaaatgcatgtggatattcaaatgaaagctcttgatgagtgtaacatcagaatgagcttatatctttaaaaatgacaatagttaagaaagcacaggacaatttaatataactaagaaatgaccttttatcgtatgaaatattgacatttttgaagatataagctcactttagcattacactcatcgagccctttcatttgagtacccacatgcatttttgatatatttttcatatatttatatatataaatatataaaatatatgaaaaattgatgtgggtactcaaatgaaagctcttaatgagtgtaacatcgggataagcttatattttaaaaaacgtcaatagttaaaaaagtacagtgcaattcaatAAAagctattatttaataaagcaaaattttatttatttacagtacGACGGAAGCGGATTTACAAAAAAGATACACAGAAGctcagaaaaatttcaatatgctGCGCCGACGAGTTAGAATCCTTCGACAGACGCGAAAACGAGAGATTGATCAAGTGGAGAAGCTGCAGAGTCAACTTAATCATCTTAAGTCTGATACAAGTCAAGCACTTGATACCAATAACGAAGAACTGGACAACAAAAGACTAAAATCACTGCCCGAGAATGAAAGCATGCTAAATAATgaagtattaattataaaattaccgCATCAACCCCCTCAAACTTCCACTGATGAGGCTATTTCGAGGTCCAATAAGCCAATTGTTAaatgtaataacaataacaacgtTAGTCGAAGAAAATCGAATCCTGGAATTTTAAACAACCGAGAAGCTGCCGAGAAAACTATCTGTGgagaatttatgaaaataaattgatcTTTGATCTTCAGTtaagtttgattatttttctaaatgtttaacaatattgtttattgattaaaaattttaattaaaattcaaatataaatataaatataatacaatctttttttaattgctatagataaattatatacagttaaaatttatttaataatttgttccTCATTATCATTAGTTTCAATTTGTTTATCGTCTAGCTTTTCATTTGATTCAACTTCAACTTTAGATTCTTCAGGCTGAGGTTCAGCGATATTTATTACTGGTTCTAATTCTGGAGTTTTTTCTACCTTCGAAGCTACTCTTCTCTGAGTACTGGGCTGGCTCAGAGACTCTGGTAAAGTTATCGGGATCAACGGATCCTGAACAATACTCTTTATAGgtaaaaaagaaatcaaaggttctacgattttttttcgatttaaaTACGTAATTCCctgcaattaaataaataaattaaatatttaaaattttattaaaaaaaaaatttttttttttattaattttaataaatatatttcacctctttttggagttgattgaCCGTAATTCCAAGATGAGCAGCAACTTGAACTTGAGGAAAAATAGCGTGTATACAAAATTGAACATAAGGAATCAGCTGATCGCTGAAACATTCcacaaatttaaccatatTATCTCTTTCAGTAGCGGTAAAAGCTTGCTGCTCTTGTTTGTAGAACACTAGAATCCCCTTGGCGACACTCATTAGCGATTCTTCGAGTGTAGACGTGCAAAATTCGGACAAAGCTACTGGTGAACATAATCTTAGTTCATTGAAAGTCGAGATTAAACCATTGCAGTACTCCGCTAGTGGATAAAAATTAACCAGTTGGTCTGGTGGATTTTCctgcaattaaaaatttaaattaataaaaatcacaatTGATTAAGTTTTCatgctgattttttattaatttttttaaggtatgaaaattaatgttatttattgaaactatcagattattttatacatatatttatatttttccatattttacgacaatataacttaaaaagtagCTGAGATATCACATCGTAGGTTGTCTTCCGACTTAGCAGTTGGTGTGCACTATGGAAGccacaatttttatctaaaattaatggcacagaaaaattacttttctttATACAATTACGCTGAATATGAACCTCCATCATaagcgatatttttatttaaactattttttttttaataaagaatgtatgaaaaaatggtaaaaaatcacgatttaatttcaaagccctctaaaaaatgaaaatttttactttttttttttaaattgaggtTTCTATAGGAGATAcacatataaaaattaatttttctgtgccattgattttagataaaaattgtggCTTCCATACTGCACACCAACTGCTAAGCTAGATGACAACCTACGATGTGTATCAGCTTATATCTCCGCTATTTGTTAAGTTATATTGTTGTTTAATACCAAAAAATACTCatcaatatatgtataaaatgatctgatagtttcaataaataatattaattttttacaccttaaaaaaattaataaaaacgccttctacacgtatttccccccttaataactttaacaaaaaaacatCTTACAGATTTAATTTCCGTATCAAGTTTAACATCAGCAcgatgtaatttattaattagggTAAAAGTCTCCATATCTTTGTCAAATTTCTTTATAGCGGTGTGAATAttcttcaagaatttattaCTAATGACCTGGATGAATATTGTAGACATCCTAGTGGTGAAATCAGCGCCAACTCTTCCAAATGACAATCCAAAGTACGTACATTGTCCCAAGATTGAATCAATAGAAGTAACATTGGGCAGATCATGCTCCAATGTTGCCAAAAATTGTGACAATTTTTCTTCCAACCAGTGACAAAATATAGCGGATTCATTGATAACATTATCGCGACCCACAATTGAATGGTCGTCATCATTAAACATCGCTCTGTACTGAgtaattatattaaacaaATGAATTCGTGACAGCTCGATAGTTTTCGTTAGATGAAAATTGGGGTCTTCTTTGGGAATCGCGTTGAGTAATCCTTGAAACCAGCTATCACGAGCCTGAAGAAACTTTATCCTCAGCTCGGCTTCCGTGAAAGCGTCCATCGACCTCAGTAAGCCGACTAACTGCAGACATTTCGCCAGAGGTAAGTCTCCGCGAAGAGACCCCACAACCTGGCCAACCATCCCCGACCAGCTGTTTTCGATGTCTTTTACCACTGAGGCCACAATTGGGATTTCGCTGTGCTTGGACCCTAACTGCCGAGCATACTGCGACAACTCCAGAGCTTCGTTGTACTGACTGCTCCGCAAACACGTCTCCATCAGCTGAGGCATCTCCAAGATCTCCAGTATTACAGAACTTTTCTTTAGAGTCAAGTCATTTAAGCGCCTATGACTGTTTATTTCCTTAGACTTGTCGCAAAACGATTGACATTTATCGACGAACATGggaattttttctaataaattctCCAAGTGGTTTTCGCTGGAATTAAATTCACGGAATATTTCGTGACAATTTTCAGCTGTTTGGATAAATGTTTTGTAGTTTGAATACGCAAGCTCTTGGGTGTTCTGCagtgctaaatttttttcatctgtCAGGTGGTCTGGTTCCTTCActggaattaattaataaaaattaaggtAAAGTACTCGGTACTTgaatacttataaaaataggaccagtacttgaacagactTTTCGAATTGTTGTAATACAAAGTCCGcatatttattatgagtaatatgtgcattttataattattcaatgatacagtaattgatttctgtaagtttcttcaattataaatcaaaacaattatatttttgttaacttaaaagttgacaTGTCGAGAATAGCCGATAGATACTAtttatttcatgaaaaaggtactaaaccgtaaaccgaacaatcggtaaaaaaaacggtatatcatttcaagtaaaaaaaattgtaccatccaatgaaatagtcttttctaaataatacatattttttgcaaagacataaactataatttttatattaaattttagcgtctaattatacctccaaattttcaaagcagtacccagaacttgaacaagctggggccgtataattttaacagcactctGACCTCTAATAAGTTTATAGACTAGTGATCAGCATTGTGATTtctattaattactgcaaatcAAATAAGTTTTGTggctaaaaattagtgtagttaaaaattattgaacattttgaattgagttttttttatttataatttgctttgtcattcataaaaaatgtaattaaaacattaaatacatataataatatgttataaatctttggataattcaataaaacgttgaaaatttttggtgtgccTATTACCatatattaattgtaaattctcAGAGTCTAGAAatcttttaaaacaaaatgttTGATTATTTGCTAgaacttgaaataaaaaatcattaattctCATTATCTTACAATAATTTCTCTCAAACTGTGCTGGTTATGACAAATCTAATTTCAAACATATCAAACtgttatgtattatttaaaatatcccAGTtgttaaattgttatattgcttaattaataaaattactgtgtctctaattatatataaaattttattgctcactaaaaaattttaatatttcttacgTGATACTACGTTACTGttatatgttataaaaaacattttttgtataCGTCTTGCCATTCGGCATTTGCcttggaatattttttcaaataaataaaataaaataaaatatattttattagttcaactactgcttCCGGAGTGTTAAACTACTGCAGCTTATCAGAATTTATTGTTCAACTACTATTCCTTTCATAGTCTATCttaaaaacgttgtcaaaatataaatattaaattatctttgttattttgcgcttcaatcaattcaacattgtttacattttcattaaaatcactaatttATACTAATGATTACATCTTTATGCATTAAAAGTAgggtaaaatacattttactttgaaatctGTTCAACTAcggggtactttaccttattaaaaaaaaaaaaaatgatttacaacaaatatttttttttattagtgtttaATCTTATTTctatcaagaaaaaatatataactaataaattaatgactgGTATTTCTAGTGCATGACGTATGaagtttttatttcaaaatagaTAAGTTGTAAGTGagtaaaagattaaaaaaattttgattaaattttttcaaaatatttatcagcaaattcttagtaatttttttcttactgtaatttttttgaaagaaaaaaagacCCAAACAATTGTGAGCTATCTGCGATTTTTAGTCGTTTAAAATCTTCATATGTTATCATTGTTATTGTCAATTACTTACTCAATTGGTCGACATCAAGGCCACCGAGTTTCGTTAGATATTGATAGAAATCCGGATTATCTTTCCAagaatctgaaaaattatatttatgtataag
Coding sequences within it:
- the LOC123259431 gene encoding uncharacterized protein R10E11.5-like; its protein translation is MNRCCIIECESNKLSPDKKIFYFKFPFEDQNLLQKWITQIGRKDWMPKEDDKLCAMHFSSLEIETVTGSDPKLKAGAVPMIFPSYKIIPELQTPLVNQNNTNMKLISFQGTAPVILTSQLVKQLPGIISGQRYRKILPKVDQSADLPNQIPVSIQSTPNVTNPCLILIPFDNNTPVANNSPVVANNVASNIVESDKKKLTLRIQVDRHYTKEQYISEFAQDKSESGAKNEETDQEEVVIDNVALNRRVTFSLDPITGELKVSKCAISSEAEEEPNESLKNENTKILNDEIKLTPLNNGSKTVPENTHVINGLKPMINDKPLSLNDLKKISNKSSQSTSSQKKITTEADLQKRYTEAQKNFNMLRRRVRILRQTRKREIDQVEKLQSQLNHLKSDTSQALDTNNEELDNKRLKSLPENESMLNNEVLIIKLPHQPPQTSTDEAISRSNKPIVKCNNNNNVSRRKSNPGILNNREAAEKTICGEFMKIN
- the LOC123259422 gene encoding conserved oligomeric Golgi complex subunit 8, translating into MDIETEKVIELVFPDGIPDSWKDNPDFYQYLTKLGGLDVDQLMKEPDHLTDEKNLALQNTQELAYSNYKTFIQTAENCHEIFREFNSSENHLENLLEKIPMFVDKCQSFCDKSKEINSHRRLNDLTLKKSSVILEILEMPQLMETCLRSSQYNEALELSQYARQLGSKHSEIPIVASVVKDIENSWSGMVGQVVGSLRGDLPLAKCLQLVGLLRSMDAFTEAELRIKFLQARDSWFQGLLNAIPKEDPNFHLTKTIELSRIHLFNIITQYRAMFNDDDHSIVGRDNVINESAIFCHWLEEKLSQFLATLEHDLPNVTSIDSILGQCTYFGLSFGRVGADFTTRMSTIFIQVISNKFLKNIHTAIKKFDKDMETFTLINKLHRADVKLDTEIKSENPPDQLVNFYPLAEYCNGLISTFNELRLCSPVALSEFCTSTLEESLMSVAKGILVFYKQEQQAFTATERDNMVKFVECFSDQLIPYVQFCIHAIFPQVQVAAHLGITVNQLQKEGITYLNRKKIVEPLISFLPIKSIVQDPLIPITLPESLSQPSTQRRVASKVEKTPELEPVINIAEPQPEESKVEVESNEKLDDKQIETNDNEEQIIK